One Dioscorea cayenensis subsp. rotundata cultivar TDr96_F1 chromosome 15, TDr96_F1_v2_PseudoChromosome.rev07_lg8_w22 25.fasta, whole genome shotgun sequence genomic region harbors:
- the LOC120278026 gene encoding uncharacterized protein LOC120278026 isoform X1, with protein MADFYGEFMEFLKRPVVMETVVDILLCAVPIWVAVMIGLVIGWSWRPRWTGLLFLGMRSRLRFLWTAPPGFGARRLWFAFTAFSALSVCRKLWSNLRGKAEEGVGGGGGRSGGWLIGRMLTLSGSRNARQGLKKGEGADVTDGSVTSQIVRTASNERVGDGFSSSAEAPNDQQDQDIVTEKDLEHLLQFLDGKVVDTAWQQFMERTTPNMVYQAWRHEPEDGPLMYRSRTVFEDATPELVRDFFWDDDFRPKWDTMLAYFKVLEELPHVGSMIVHWIKKFPFFCSDREYIVGRRIWESGNTYYCVTKGVPYPSLPRKDKPRRVDLFFSSWRIRAVESRRRDGQLSACEVTLIHYEDMGIPKDVAKVCIRHGMWGVVKKLQSGMRAYQVARGSGASLSRCALMAQITTKISVDEPSVILEQESNEAADDDEPGHNVRQAQEGIDWKWVVIGGTVAVVFGLQAGVVGKALLFGAARRFVRK; from the exons ATGGCGGATTTCTATGGGGAATTCATGGAGTTCTTGAAGAGGCCGGTGGTTATGGAGACGGTGGTCGATATCCTGCTGTGCGCCGTGCCGATCTGGGTTGCGGTGATGATCGGCCTCGTCATCGGATGGTCATGGCGGCCGCGATGGACGGGGCTGCTTTTTTTGGGTATGCGGAGCCGGTTGAGGTTTCTATGGACGGCGCCGCCGGGGTTCGGTGCCCGTCGGCTTTGGTTTGCCTTCACGGCGTTCTCAGCGTTATCGGTTTGCCGGAAGCTTTGGTCCAATTTGAGGGGGAAGGCGGAGGAGGGGGTTGGTGGCGGCGGTGGTCGGTCCGGTGGGTGGTTGATTGGCCGGATGTTGACACTCTCTGGTTCGAGGAATGCGAGGCAGGGTTTGAAGAAGGGAGAGGGGGCGGATGTTACGGATGGCTCTGTGACCTCGCAGATTGTTCGGACGGCGTCTAATGAGCGGGTTGGTGATGGATTCAG TTCCAGTGCAGAAGCACCTAATGACCAGCAAGATCAAGATATTGTCACAGAGAAAGATTTGGAGCATTTGTTGCAATTTCTTGATGGTAAGGTTGTGGACACTGCCTGGCAACAATTTATGGAACGCACCACTCCCAACATGGTCTACCAAGCATGGCGTCATGAACCAGAG GATGGCCCCTTGATGTATCGCAGCAGAACTGTCTTTGAGGATGCAACTCCTGAGTTAGTGAGAGATTTCTTTTGGGATGATGATTTTCGACCCAAATGGGATACTATGCTGGCTTACTTCAAAGTTTTGGAGGAACTCCCTCATGTTGGAAGCATGATCGTTCATTGGATTAAGAAG TTCCCTTTCTTCTGCAGCGATCGAGAATATATCGTTGGTCGACGAATTTGGGAGTCTGGGAACACCTACTATTGTGTAACAAAG GGAGTTCCTTATCCATCATTGCCGCGCAAAGATAAGCCAAGGCGTGTGGACTTGTTCTTCTCTAGCTGGCGAATCAGGGCTG TTGAGTCAAGGAGACGAGATGGTCAACTATCAGCATGTGAGGTAACTCTGATACATTACGAGGACATGGGCATTCCCAAGGACGTGGCAAAGGTTTGCATCCGGCACGGAATGTGGGGGGTTGTGAAGAAATTGCAGTCGGGTATGAGAGCCTACCAAGTAGCAAGGGGTTCCGGGGCTTCCCTCTCGAGATGCGCACTCATGGCACAAATAACTACGAAGATCTCAGTTGATGAACCATCAGTTATATTAGAGCAAGAATCTAACGAAGCAGCCGATGATGACGAACCGGGGCATAATGTCAGGCAGGCACAAGAAGGTATTGACTGGAAATGGGTTGTGATTGGAGGAACTGTTGCTGTTGTTTTTGGACTCCAGGCTGGTGTTGTTGGGAAGGCCTTGTTGTTTGGTGCTGCAAGGAGATTTGTGAGGAAGTGA
- the LOC120278026 gene encoding uncharacterized protein LOC120278026 isoform X2: MADFYGEFMEFLKRPVVMETVVDILLCAVPIWVAVMIGLVIGWSWRPRWTGLLFLGMRSRLRFLWTAPPGFGARRLWFAFTAFSALSVCRKLWSNLRGKAEEGVGGGGGRSGGWLIGRMLTLSGSRNARQGLKKGEGADVTDGSVTSQIVRTASNERVGDGFSAEAPNDQQDQDIVTEKDLEHLLQFLDGKVVDTAWQQFMERTTPNMVYQAWRHEPEDGPLMYRSRTVFEDATPELVRDFFWDDDFRPKWDTMLAYFKVLEELPHVGSMIVHWIKKFPFFCSDREYIVGRRIWESGNTYYCVTKGVPYPSLPRKDKPRRVDLFFSSWRIRAVESRRRDGQLSACEVTLIHYEDMGIPKDVAKVCIRHGMWGVVKKLQSGMRAYQVARGSGASLSRCALMAQITTKISVDEPSVILEQESNEAADDDEPGHNVRQAQEGIDWKWVVIGGTVAVVFGLQAGVVGKALLFGAARRFVRK, translated from the exons ATGGCGGATTTCTATGGGGAATTCATGGAGTTCTTGAAGAGGCCGGTGGTTATGGAGACGGTGGTCGATATCCTGCTGTGCGCCGTGCCGATCTGGGTTGCGGTGATGATCGGCCTCGTCATCGGATGGTCATGGCGGCCGCGATGGACGGGGCTGCTTTTTTTGGGTATGCGGAGCCGGTTGAGGTTTCTATGGACGGCGCCGCCGGGGTTCGGTGCCCGTCGGCTTTGGTTTGCCTTCACGGCGTTCTCAGCGTTATCGGTTTGCCGGAAGCTTTGGTCCAATTTGAGGGGGAAGGCGGAGGAGGGGGTTGGTGGCGGCGGTGGTCGGTCCGGTGGGTGGTTGATTGGCCGGATGTTGACACTCTCTGGTTCGAGGAATGCGAGGCAGGGTTTGAAGAAGGGAGAGGGGGCGGATGTTACGGATGGCTCTGTGACCTCGCAGATTGTTCGGACGGCGTCTAATGAGCGGGTTGGTGATGGATTCAG TGCAGAAGCACCTAATGACCAGCAAGATCAAGATATTGTCACAGAGAAAGATTTGGAGCATTTGTTGCAATTTCTTGATGGTAAGGTTGTGGACACTGCCTGGCAACAATTTATGGAACGCACCACTCCCAACATGGTCTACCAAGCATGGCGTCATGAACCAGAG GATGGCCCCTTGATGTATCGCAGCAGAACTGTCTTTGAGGATGCAACTCCTGAGTTAGTGAGAGATTTCTTTTGGGATGATGATTTTCGACCCAAATGGGATACTATGCTGGCTTACTTCAAAGTTTTGGAGGAACTCCCTCATGTTGGAAGCATGATCGTTCATTGGATTAAGAAG TTCCCTTTCTTCTGCAGCGATCGAGAATATATCGTTGGTCGACGAATTTGGGAGTCTGGGAACACCTACTATTGTGTAACAAAG GGAGTTCCTTATCCATCATTGCCGCGCAAAGATAAGCCAAGGCGTGTGGACTTGTTCTTCTCTAGCTGGCGAATCAGGGCTG TTGAGTCAAGGAGACGAGATGGTCAACTATCAGCATGTGAGGTAACTCTGATACATTACGAGGACATGGGCATTCCCAAGGACGTGGCAAAGGTTTGCATCCGGCACGGAATGTGGGGGGTTGTGAAGAAATTGCAGTCGGGTATGAGAGCCTACCAAGTAGCAAGGGGTTCCGGGGCTTCCCTCTCGAGATGCGCACTCATGGCACAAATAACTACGAAGATCTCAGTTGATGAACCATCAGTTATATTAGAGCAAGAATCTAACGAAGCAGCCGATGATGACGAACCGGGGCATAATGTCAGGCAGGCACAAGAAGGTATTGACTGGAAATGGGTTGTGATTGGAGGAACTGTTGCTGTTGTTTTTGGACTCCAGGCTGGTGTTGTTGGGAAGGCCTTGTTGTTTGGTGCTGCAAGGAGATTTGTGAGGAAGTGA